The Solanum lycopersicum chromosome 2, SLM_r2.1 DNA window attattgtatatgttttttatttatttttttgtacattgatacaattataattacaatgaactaaataagaaaaatgtattaattgtaTGAGTTCAAATTAGtatctttatttataaaaatttgaagtattAATATATCAAGAATACAAGTATTTGTAAAAACTTaatgtattaatatattaaacaagataAAGTATAACAATTTAGCATATGAACAcgataatttgaaaaatgaatacattatttttaaacaaaaaatgaatatacCAATAAAGTATACATATGAACATTGTTTTTGAACAAAAGATGAATATCTTTGacaaatacataaacaaaaaaaatgaaaaataatagaatGTGTAAGTAGAAAAAGTGTGCAAGTATTcgattgtataaaaaaaatcaacaaacatCAATCTCTTGTTGGTCAAGTTTTTCTTATAATACTTGAGTTTTGGTGTTGACTCATGTATTTGTTTATAAAAGATTGTATTAATGTATCTAATATACTTGTATTGCGTAAttaacttttcaaatttaatagaTTACTTATGTATCCAAATATACCTGTATTCAGATTTTACCATTTCAACTcgtattaatataaaaatacaagtatCTATGTATATAACTATTCTACTATATACAAATTTGACAATTACACAAACCTCAATCTCTTTTTATTCGTGTTCTTCTtgtactactttttttttttataactatagtcattgtAATATAGAAACAAGTCAATTGAAAGCCTATAAAAATAGATggaacatatatgtatacaactATGACCTATATAAAGAACAGGAGATAATCAATCAACTGATATCTGATgaattcaaattacaaaaatttctcctaaaatcatcaaattaaagatcttaaattgaaagaaatttgggagaaaaattacataaattttgtgatataagaagattgatgaaagaaaaagtattaGTGAGGGTAAACATGGAGAACCAATTACATAAAACATGCCTACACATAATAAATTAGGTCTGTAACAATAACTTtcctatttaatattaataacttttctaattatttttatatataattaactttgCTAATTTATTGTGTAACTATATccatataacattaaaaaataaattgtaactatttattttaaatgtattttaatgtttgccatattttgtaatttttcctaaatattttaataaatttttggtAAATATAAGCTGGCTTTCCTGGTCTTCCACTGTTGATAATTAAGAATGAAGACTAAATACCAAAAGAAAtactatattattttgtttggtaCATATTTAATACTTTTAGTATATGGTTTTCCAGTCATTTTTAGTCTATAGTAGAAACGTCTAAATTTTGAATGGCGCACATAATATGATAAATCTGCCTCATGCATATTTGCCTTCTTTTGATCAAGTCAATTTGGGCTTCCTCAGACAGCCCAAATAAGGACATTTGTCGGGGAAAATAATGATTATGTAATATACCTatagttttgattatttttaacgTGTGgttattaattttgtaaaaagaaaaaaaaattatttatttttttaattgtataaatttaaaatttttataatttggcctctgattgtataaattcagaatttgtataattcgcttcTTGATTGTATaactcataatttttatatgtttattttaactatttgtacatgatttaagaaaagatcataataaattatcatttttgtattttggcaCGTAAAATATTCAAAcggcttttgaaaattttctatatgtataaatacaaATTTTGTATATACTTACCTTGTTTGTATATTTGCAAGCAAAATATACAAACGGACaagcaaaatatataaatatacaattatggagcgcaattacTGAAACCAgcgttttaaaaaatatatttggagCGAGTCTTGGGGCGAGATGTACTAAAAATGCTTCGGGACGTAAATGAAAGACGTAGATCCATAAGGCGTAAATCCTAAAATTTGAGGCGTAAGCCTCAAGCATAAAAACGCAAGTACTGGGCGTAAAAACGTACACATGGGACTTACATGAGAATACGCTCCGTAGATCCATGGGACTTACGCTTCGTATCTCGAGGCTTACGCCTCATTCTATACTGTATAAAACGTCACGCCtcacccccccacccccccgcCTTTTAAAACATTGACTAAAACTATATTGGTGAGCTTTACCACGCCacaaaacatatatacatacatacatacatacatacatatatatatatatatatatatatatatatatatataattcttcgTCTCATTTATGTGTCATAGTTCATATTTCTGGAtttcttaattgtttttttattgtgaACTTAGATATATACAGAAGcttttaagatttttgaaaataaattatctatatttaaaaattacgtaAAAAGTAAATAACTTATAGATGGAGAGAAATCATCCATTCTGATTTTGAAAGACTTGTAATCTGATAAGTAATAAAgaacttttttataaaaaatatgaaaaaactaacAATCATACTACATATACAATTATTGAAGAaggaatcaagaaaaaaaaatattgaaagccaTGAATTTGGTGGTTACCTGCGAAAAGTGAAGAACATCGGAGGGAGAAGGTCAAAATTTTCCCAATGGAAATTCAAATTAGAAGGAAAGAATAATTTTAGGAAAAGATATGGAATGAGAACAGGAGAGATAAATtggattttgaataaaattatataaaaatctttaaatgatatttttatcatatatacaaatagttAATGGGTCTCAttaattatgacaaaaaaaaattaaaactaaatccTTATTAACTAAATACACAGAGATGTTTGTCTTCACCTgtaattttccctaaaaattatattaaaaaaataagtcgtttaaatttagaaattcaaAGGGAACCACACAATATGAATTCATGAAGGGAGTAGAATTTGACTGCCAATTAGCTAGAGAAGAATTGAAGGGCCACACATTAATTGTTTGTCCAACAAGCCAAGTTAATGTTGTTGTGaattatattactatatatatatatatatttatgaatattatgaaTAGAACAGTCAATTTGCCACGTTTTTCCATTACTGAATTTagatcaaaatattttcttttaacatCCATTCGTGTAAGTTCAATTTTGTGTACTTGTACAAGGAGCATGAAAACAGCTTCTTGTTCTATATCCACATTCAGGATGGATTAATGACcaagttatttaaaaaaaacatccaATTCCTTTCGTTATATCtgtttgcaataaattttaaactgacgaaaaataaattataataacaaaaatatatataaagaaataagaatattttattaaaagcaATGCCAATGCACTTTTTTGTTCCTCCTTTGATTTCTCGGTGATTTGAGAGTACGTATTTCTCGaactaaaatgattaaaatttacCTATcttcttgaatattttgattatcTAAAGAGTTTAGGAGATATTTGAGAGAGATGTTTTCGTGGTGTCtttatgaatattcaaaaatttatggAATATTTTTGGTTGACTTTTCAAGAGAATATAATATCCTTTAAATAGACACGAACCAGGGTCTTAGCTGGAGCAGCCTCCAAGAAGCCTAATGAAAATTAAACTCGTATTATTTAGTTCAACTGAAATAAACACACCCATCTTGTAAAGTCCGATAAAATTTTGATGTCCACAACATTGCCTAGACATTTACCTAAGGCATGATCAAACTATTTGAGACGAGTATTATCTTTTAAGAAGCTTATATTATAGAGTAAGGTTTTGAAAAttctttataattaattatgaagaagaagaattaacGATATTTGACGTCCAATTGATGAGTTAATCAAATATAACGGGTTATAAGATATGTAAGGTATTATATATGgaatgttaattaattataataagacAGATTATTGTAGTAAAATATTGGGTgctcatatataatatataaatatatatatatatatatattgaatagtCTTATTTATCGGACTTCAACTTAAATTTCGAGACGATCGATCTGAATTCTGAAGTTAGAAAATTTGGTAATTTCCCACTTTTGACTAATCtccttcccaaaaaaaaaaacaaaacagatAATATCATGGAAATTAAAGAATGtctgaataaaaatatttaagatgaAATTCACTCATTTTTTCCCAGATATATCATGCcaaattactatttttagcATGTggttatattatatgaatattattgaCCTAATatgatctttttttaaaaattaaattagaaaagtattttattaaattaatcttaTTAATGATCTTTCGGATTCTAAATAAGATACTGTTGATAAGGATAGTATATACGATAAAGAATAATAGTAAGTTTTCATTGAAAtggacaaataaaatgaaaaatttatttttatcatagagaccaagtaaaataaaaaatcttattaCTGATCTTTGGGGTTATAAATATGATATTGTTGATAAGGATAGTATATACGAGAAAGAATAATAGTAAGTTTTCactgaaatgaaaaaataaaataaaaatttatttttatcatagagACCAAGTAAAATAAAAGCACCGAAGtgaaacacaaatatatataataaattgtcGCTACTTGAAATCGAACAAAAGTATTTGCTATGGTGTTGAACAATTCTACTACTAATCATACATGCTCTTTAATAGGGTTTTGCACTTAAAAATCTGATGGAATCCTTCCATTTttggaagagaaaaataaaaaaaactgagAGGcttcgtatttttttttaaaaaataattttttattttataaaatagcTTTCACATATTTTTGGCCGAAAATAATCAATGGAtgttaatttatgttatttttttttaaaaaaaaaaaagaaaatcagtaAAACCCTACACaaactttcattttttcaatcatttttaaaacttttttttagtaGTGCTCTATTATTTGGATCATAACCCTATTTATAATTACACATTCGAATATCTACCCATATAATTTAATACTCCTACAAGAAAATTGTGAATTACATAGAAATTTTCCTGAAAATTAGTATGAAATTTCgaagaaaactttttttttcctgtaaattttcatactaattcccAAAAATCAACATGTAATTCACAGTTTTCTTGTAGCGTTTCATGAATCGTCTTAGATCCGATCAACTTCAAACATAAATTAAcatatcattaaaatttgagataatttttttatgatatatagtaataaacatacttctttaattattaatacatacatatatatgtgcAACTCCATATATTCTtacaaagaaaattcaaataactctttttatgaagaaaattcaaaaattcatattattatccAAACTCAAAAAAGTtggtatatataattatatatatgtataaagggtatttaaaaaaaataaaatactcctTCATTAAAAGCGTGTTTGAAGGATTAAACTCTCCATAAACCCTTGAGAGtcaaaaaattcaaactcttttactctttttcttctttcttgtcAAGTGTCAAACCAAATACTAGTATTTTCTTGAGTTCCAATCTCAATAGTAGAAAAGTAGCCAAGACCCTAGGAAATTAATGATCAAAcataaagaatttaaaatatcaattagtATAAATAGCCTATATGAGAATAGGTCATATATCATATACTCATTCaatacacaaaaattaaaaaaaaaaacgtcattttatttataacttgtCGATAAAGCCATGCAACGTTCAATATCTTCTTCCAAAAATGTATGCAACCAAATTCTCCGGCTCGGTAAACGACTCGAGCCGGGGATGAATAAATATCGCACACCTTGCgatatttttataaatcataGGGGAATCGATACGAAGCAAAATGTCGCGGGGTTGTTATACgaacatattaaaaataatctcGGGCTTCGTCCGTTCTTGGATAGCAAGAACATGAAGCCCGGCGATAAATTGTTCGATAAAATTGACCCCGCGATTCGCCATTGTAAAATTGGGGTGGCTATATTTTCACCTCAATATTGTGATTCGTATTTTTGTTTACATGAACTGTCTCTAATGATGGAATCAAAAAAGAAGATCATACCTGTTTTTTGTGATGTTAAGCCTTCTGAGCTTGCTGTGAAGGATTTGAATCTTAATTTTCCTAATAAAGATTTGGAGAAATTTAACTTGGCTCTTGAGGAGGCAAAATACACCGTTGGACTCACATTTGATACCTTAAAAGGGTGAGTATGTACAATTTTTTCGTCTCAATTTACgtgttattcttttttttaaaatttttttacaagaaaaatgcCAACGTACTTCCTTATTTCCTACAATTTTTTGTCTTGATTTATGTGTTATACATTTCTTTATGATTTGTTACAAGAAAGAACGTCATACTTcttatttaaaaacaaatttacgttaaattttttattttacaaataatgagatgatttaaagctaaacaaatatttttatgacttattaaaaatctcaaatttcaaagagtttttttttcGTTCTTCCATAAATTTTGTGTCCAAGCAAACACAATCGTATAAATTCAGACAAAACGGCTAAGTTTCCTTTTGCACAATTTAAACAATGGTGACACACCTAAACTATCAAATTATCTGCTATCTTTCACAACTGAtgtttaaacaattttttaaaaaagaaaactaaattactaattttaatttattttttccaaaaaataataatcttttgTTGAGATTTGAACTCTGATCTTTCATGATTTTCTTTGCACTTTATTGACCAAAATAGGCTACATTATAAAGTGCAAGTATTGACTCGATACCATTATCGTATTGAAAATATGAACTTATAAAATGATGTTTATTGAAATACGTGTGACATAGCTTATTATGACTTTGTTATTATagaaaaatagaatatattagATAACCAAATTATACGGAACATTAAAACTTTATTATACTTCAATGATATAATTATTGTAATCTAATATACTTATACAATGTTGTTTTTTGAAGGGATTGGTCAGAATTTTTGGTTAAAGCTTCAGATGCAATAATGAAGAACTTGTACGAGGTAGAAAGAGAGAAGTTTATcaacagaaaaaaatatattcgtAGACAACAACTTTTGCATAACTATTGATCAagtaaaaaagatatataatacAATAAATTCGAGCCAGAAGAGATTGTTCAGGTGGTAAATATCTTCGAGGCTCGAGCCACTTAAGAAGcacaaaaaaaaagtggaagcataaaataaaatctaataaaTTCTCATGCAttcatttgtttattaattagttcaaattctttttttaacagAAGTCCTTTAATTAGGAAGACTCAAAGGACTTTTTCCTAGCTAACACATTCAAtattcattcttcttctttttcttcaataatttgtCATGTAATATGAAAGTtttttagacttttttttttttagtctatGTAATCAATCAAATCAATCTAATATAATGCATAGatgattcttgaatatttcaagCACTTTTTCTTAATAGACGTTTGGCTATGTGATCAGGGACGGACTCACACTATACGGTGGGGTACACGTGTACCCgataacttttgaaaaaatcataTGTATATCTATTTTGAAAAACTGATAGAAATTAAGATATAGTTAACAGTGCACCCATAAAAAACATAGAAGTACTCTTGTGCAATTAGTAAAAGATACCACCCTTGAGACCAGGATTAAATCTTCAAATCTTGGGTTAATTGGCCCATTCTGCATGCAATTTAATCTCATAAATCATGAGAGGACTAATTCTTGGTTTTACTACAAATTAGGTATACTATGTTTTTGTACTTTGAGGTTTGACTTATTTATATCGTCTGTggtaaataacttttttttccctttgaatTGGACAAAATAGAAAAGTCATTTATTGGATACTAATGataaagacttttcaaaattcaaactctCTTTGTGCTCATTTTTaatcatcataaatatttaaCGAATTTTGTATAAATTAGGAATTTTACTCAATATTAATAAGAGAGGAACTCACGTTTGTACCAGAAGAATtgcaatttattatatttttatacaataattaAGTATGGTATATGAGTACAATtagatgtttttattttttacttataattttatgtGATGCTTTAATAATTGATTGAATTTTGTGAGGAATAATGTAGCAATGAGCGTATACTGaactagagaaaaaaaatctacaCAAAATAACTCACATTGTTAATTAAAGCTTAGACCTTTTGTCAcaatttgaaggaaaaaaaaggtttagattaatttaaatttaagtgcacacttttttaatataaaattttacctAATGAATGACTATTATTTTCGtagatattttttgaaaatgtttgaaaaaaattatagtcaTAAAAAGAATACAGTTTAACTCTTCCATTGACAAATTTACGTATTTTCTTATTAaccaaaatatataaactaCCCACATTTATACATAAGTACATGTACtatataatatcaataacattatattttactttaatttaattaaacaaactactatttaagttaattttcctttttagttaaaaaaaaaggtcgAAAGTCGACAGGACATAATCGTACGACGAAACATTAGCcgacattaattatttatttggacCATAATAATCACCGCCGGACTTATATAGtcctaatttaattttgtcctttttttggatgataaaaatcataatattcccttttaatttttttaatatttaaaatttgtctCATATCGTTTTATTGTTTGTTCTTTAATTCTTGGAACTTTACATTCCctttttggaaaaaaagaaaaaaaaaataggtcaGTCAGCCTGGTGTGCTGAGGCCAAAAAATCTGCGACTTGGTCTACTTTAAGTTTCTTTATATATCTCCCTCTAGCCTAGCTTGGGATCGCAATGGGGTGTGGTTGGTTTAAAATTTTGTGGGGCGGGTTTAAGGTTGTGGAGGGCTCGGGGGAGAGGTGCGGAgtggattttaaaaaaattaataaatagtgtggttatgtgattttatgcgcgtttaaatttaattttaattttttacgtgttataagagtgatatattgagaatttttaatttagatAATTTCTTTGAAGTTAGTAAAATATTGAAGATAGTAAATGAAAATGACTCagtaaaaattaattcaatttcttatatgtttttcaattgacctctaaaaaaataaaattttaagttattatactattaaatttacaacttaatgaaaaaatgaatttatttttatgaattttatttttaatatcaaagttaattagaaaaagaacatatcaaaaaaattatacggAACAGCTTCATGCAAAGCGAGTCTATGCAAGGCGGGGTGAGCCGgattaaaaatgagaaaaatggtTATGCGGGGTGGGGCGGGCATGGATTAAAaaatgggaaaattgtatataatagcaaactaataacctaaaataaatggaatagctagggtttgatataattgtgctccatagcaaacgttagctaaaatttgccagcgtctctctcccagaaatctcgctcgccactctccattcttgctcgcctctctcactaTATACatagaagtgtataattctgtttctgttttgtataaagcgagagaaaattgtatatacacatgcaaaaatatatatcttcgtgttatacacttaattatacaatttacaaacattctacttcaaatattgcagagaaaaaggtcaacgaattatataattgcgaattatacaattgcagtgaaatacaattttctctaactttatacaacataagtgtatatattgtgtttctgtttttgtataaagcgagagaaaaacatatatcttcttgctatacacttaatattacagcgaaataggcagtgaattatacaattgtgcattatacaattacagtgaaataggataacgaattatacaattgcagcgaaataggccagcgaattatacacttgtatatgtatagcgaattatacagtttttatgtttgctatggagcacaattatgcaaagtttgctatagcatacaaatatgaattttttgtttgctatatgtgaaagttgccatTAAAAAATTTGCAGCTTAAGCTCAACCTGCTCcgcgccccccccccccccccaacccccAATTACATCCCTATGAGTAGCTGACAAAATTGTTCATGTGATCATGAGGTTAGGAATTCAAGTCTTGAAAATAACTTTTGACAGtaatacaaaataagaataCGTACAATAGGTCTTTGTGCATGTCGAGTTCATCTTCAAACCCTATTCATAACAAGAACTTTAAAACTGAAACGAACTATACATATATTTGGGACaaattatatatagtttttgataccaaacatattttttcttttcaaaatatacGAGTACACCGTTCGGTTCATTTTCTGTAATCTTGTTTAATCCACTTTTCTACGGATATAGTACAAATTTTGAGaccaacattttttttttcaaaatatacaaatattctCTATTTGTGTGTTTTAAGTTAAAATTGTTTGactaaatataaaatgtataaggagagaaatgaaatgttttaaattttgtgattttaaattatacACATATTTAAACTTTTGTTTAAGTATAAGACTTTTGAAAATTGTGTTATAATTTGTTATAACATTTATATAGCCATAAAATCTTATAATTAAgagtaaaatgaaaaaatgttaaattaagttaatttaagtTTTGGTAGAaaggttttttttaatataccaaCTAAAATGGAACAAGTCATAATAAAAGGGGACCATTCTTGATTTGCGTTTgtctttcttattcttattcttatgtaAAAGTCATGCTAATCAGTTATGAATATGACTAAGATAGAGAATTAATCCACctgaaaatatgtcaaattcaattttaaactttgaaaatatgtttgtatatattaaaGAGAAAGATAATCTATTATGGCttgtattattaaaaaaaaaaaaaacctgtcctttttcttcttctcttttgtttAGTTTGATATAGCTCTATAAACATCTTCCCTTCTTACTTTTTGTATTTGATTGCAAATTTGGAGTGAACTCTCATTCTGTGAGTGTAATTATCccttttagtattttttttaaaaatcaaataatatttagttaCACCGTAAAAATAACGAGTTGAATCGAAAACATGAGCTCCTCAATGCaatgactttatttttatttgaaccCACGAAAAAATGATTATTAGGAAAACGAATagtcaattttaaatttgttcaCATACAAATTGGGAACACATACATGCATGTACAACTAGTTacacataaacaaataattacatTCAAATATGATATCCTTATGATCTTAGTTAAGATTCTATTTGCATGCATGTGAGTAAAGAGTATATTGCTATGTTTTAATAGTACGACGattctatatttaaaaaattaataaattaaatctcgctatattttacaaaattaattaatttctcattttcgcgcatcaaattaatgtatctctcgcattagattagtgtatcatgtataaaatgtacctcGCACATCAGATTgttgtatctcgcgcatcataTTAGTGAATCTCACGCATCAGATTAGTGCATCATGTATAGAATGTACCTCGCGCATTAGATTTGTGTATCTCacgcatcagattagtgtatttcacgcatcaaattaatgtatctcgcgcatcaaattAGTGCATCATgtataaaagaatttttaaccaaactaggccattatataaaacaatttaccaaagtaatacttttttctaaaattttacaaaactagtataaacgtatttcacggtaacgttttagggtaatttttttataaaaaaaaataacaacattaggttgatatacgttactgtgagtaacatatatcaatctgatgccatcaacttttaaaaaataaaatatatcctaaaacgttactgtggaatacgtttatactagttctgtaaaattttagaaaaacatattattttggtgaatggctttatataatggcttagtttggttaaaacaccatgtataaaatgtacctcacgcatcagattagtgtatctcgtgcatcaaattaatgtatctcgcacaTTAGATTAATGTAGCAgctcttatattattatatccattttaaagaatttttgtaattataagcTTTTAAGAAATAGATTGTAATTTTGTGTTAAAAGTATGATTTCTgtaatttgttctttttcttaagggaaatttttcaaaatgtcaatattttagcatttaagaggactcattagcaacaacttcaatatttagtaaaatgtcattttagtttgttatgtatgtttttattatttatttttatttaaagaatataattatttaataagagaaaattaagggggggaatatttcaaaaaaaaggcaagcatccttaattttctcatcagttacattttcaaataaaatttaaattttgtttttttttctctagaatttttacctttttaaaattatattcattccacaatatattctatttatatttattatagttttttattagtttgtattcatttcaataggtatgccgattttatctatatagtcatttaaaaaaaatatttgtattttcatatattttttccctatatagttattttttttcttcaaaaatcctgtatgtattcatttcaatatgtattttatttgtatttctatttattctagtttttatttagaatttcttataataatatataaaatacaaaaaattagtatgataaaaaagtgaatgaaatataaaattgaaaagaaataattgaatatttggtgtactcattcttaaataaaatacataactagttgacatacccttagaataaatacaaattagaaacaaatgtcaaattcagttgacatacctttattagtttgtattcattccaatatgtatgtcaaataaaatatagttatttatgaaatacatttgtattcgtatatattttcagtgtgtatttatttttcttttcaagatcttgtttccttttctaagtcgtattcatttccaatatgtctattatttgtatttgtattcgaatacaaataaactaatagaaagttgttcttcttataaataaaatacataactagttgacatacatttggatgaatacaaattagggacaaatacaagattcataaaccatgcaaaatgaaatttttaataaatacaaatattgatagtatacatagtgatttgaatacaaattaagaaagcataccaaattctaaaaaagaactataaatacaaaacaaactaatagaaaattgttcgcgatcttcgtcgtctttttcaagatctGTCTACATTTGCGTTCTAAATTTGAGAAAggttttgcacaccaatgagtctttaaatgttcttaccctctttcttccctTATTTTAACAGtggatcatacattatacactatttgttaagtaataaataaattaaaggatgaaaaatcgccagaaattggt harbors:
- the LOC101244742 gene encoding probable 2' cyclic ADP-D-ribose synthase BdTIR, yielding MQRSISSSKNVCNQILRLGKRLEPGMNKYRTPCDIFINHRGIDTKQNVAGLLYEHIKNNLGLRPFLDSKNMKPGDKLFDKIDPAIRHCKIGVAIFSPQYCDSYFCLHELSLMMESKKKIIPVFCDVKPSELAVKDLNLNFPNKDLEKFNLALEEAKYTVGLTFDTLKGDWSEFLVKASDAIMKNLYEVEREKFINRKKYIRRQQLLHNY